A stretch of the Chitiniphilus purpureus genome encodes the following:
- a CDS encoding phage head-tail joining protein, which translates to MAYTQAHLDALEAALVKGEKRVTFGDKTVEYRSVDELQAAIGAVKRDLFEQAVDTGLWPGAPRQIRVTTGKGF; encoded by the coding sequence ATGGCCTACACACAAGCACACCTCGACGCACTGGAAGCGGCGCTGGTCAAAGGCGAAAAGCGCGTGACTTTTGGCGACAAGACCGTCGAGTACCGCAGCGTCGATGAACTCCAGGCCGCCATTGGGGCGGTCAAGCGCGACCTCTTCGAGCAGGCCGTGGATACCGGGCTGTGGCCCGGTGCGCCACGCCAGATCCGGGTCACCACCGGCAAAGGGTTCTGA